One genomic window of Quercus lobata isolate SW786 chromosome 9, ValleyOak3.0 Primary Assembly, whole genome shotgun sequence includes the following:
- the LOC115961719 gene encoding uncharacterized protein LOC115961719, with amino-acid sequence MDESGEHRKLQLQELEEIRNDAYESARIYMEKKKVFHDKMISRKEFKVGQKVLLYHSWLRLFSATSKVFKANGHRLKPFYEGLQVENVATLDLEDLIYTD; translated from the exons ATGGATGAAAGTGGAGAACACAGGAAGTTGCAACTACAAGAGTTAGAGGAAATTCGCAATGATGCCTATGAGAGTGCAAGGATTTAcatggaaaagaagaaggtttTTCATGACAAGATGATCTCTAGGAAGGAgtttaaagttggtcaaaaagTCCTTCTATACCATTCATGGCTTCGTTTGTTTTCAG CAACTTCCAAAGTGTTCAAGGCGAATGGCCATAGACTTAAGCCTTTCTATGAAGGTTTACAAGTAGAGAATGTGGCAACATTGGACCTTGAGGATCTGATTTATACTGATTGA